In Planococcus shixiaomingii, the DNA window GCTATTTGGCTGTAGAACTTGCACCGAAGGGAATTGCAGTCAATACGGTTTCTGGTGGCGCACTCGATACCGATGCGTTGAAGCATTTCCCAAACCGTGAAGAATTATTAAATGACGCGCGTGTAAACACTCCTGCTGGCCGAATGGTTGAAATTGATGATATGGTGAAAACGGCGCTATTCCTTATTTCAGACGCCGCTGACATGATCCGTGGGCAGACAATCATTGTAGACGGTGGGCGCTCGGTAGTCCTATAATCCTTTGGTCCTTCCGCCTTATTACTGTATGTTTTCAGAATTGGTTGATATAATGTTGAAATAGCAGAAAATATATAGGGCTTAGACAAGAAGGTGGGATGGTACATGGCGATTCCTGCAGAGGGAGAAACGATACAAATCCACAGTTACAAACACAACGGCCGAATCCACCGTGTCTGGCAGGAAACAACTGTACTGAAAGGAACAAACAATATTGTAATTGGTGCAAACGAACGGACGATGGTGACAGAGTCTGATGGCAGAACGTGGTTGACGCGTGAACCCTCCATTTGCTATTTCCACGCAGAGCATTGGTTTAATATCATCTGCATGCTGCGCGATGATGGAGTCTATTATTATTGCAATGTAAGTTCTCCATTCGTTTATAATAATGGCTCGTTAAAATACATCGATTATGATTTGGATGTTAAAGTGTTTCCGGATATGTCATACACGTTGCTGGATGAAGACGAATATGAAGAACATAAACGGCAAATGGGCTATCCTGAAGTGATCGACCAAATTCTTCATCGAAATGTAGAGAAATTAATCGGTTGGATCAAACAGCGCAGAGGCCCATTCGCACCAGACTTCATTGATGTGTGGACGAATCGCTATGAATTTCATAGGCAGTTCAAGATTCGTGAATAAAATGAAAGCCTGTTGCCTGGCAACAGGTTTTTCATTTTGAAAAGATTGGAGTGAAAACTTTGAGCAGCATGAAGCGCTACATGAAATTTGTCAAACCGTACAACTGGCAAATTCTTTTAACAATTGTCATCGGAATATTTAAGTTTGCCATTCCGCTTTTTATTCCGTTGCTTATAAAAATAGTTATTGATGATATTATCGGGGCGGAAGCATTAACGAACGACGAAAAGCTAAGGCAGCTTTTCATGTGGCTTGGCGGAACCGCAATCCTGTTCTTTATTTTCCGGCCGCCGATCGAATATTTCCGCCAGTACTATGCGCAGCTTGTCAGCAATAAAATCCTGTACGACATCCGCCAGGAATTGTACGGTCACCTGCAGCGCTTAAGTTTGCGCTTTTATGCCAACACACGGGCGGGTGAAGTGATTTCACGAGTCATAAATGATGTGGAACAAACGAAAAACTTTGTCATGATCGGCTTGATGAATTTATGGCTTGATCTGGCGACAATTATAATTGCAATCGCCATTATGATGACGATGGACGTTCCGTTGACACTCGTAACGCTCATTGCTTTTCCGTTCTACGCTTTCAGCGTCAAGTATTTCTTTGGACGGCTGCGCGATTTGACGCGCGACCGTTCCCAGGCTTTGGCTAATGTCCAAAGCTATTTGCATGAACGTGTCCAAGGCATGAGCATCATTAAAAGCTTTGTACTGGAAAAGCATGAACAAAAAATCTTTGACGAGACAAACGATCAATTCCTTGAAAAAGCTATTGACCATACAAAATGGAATGCCAAAGCATTTGCGGTGGTCAATACCATCACAGATGTTGCGCCGCTTTTGGTAATCGGTTATGCCGGCTACCAAGTAATCCAAGGTGATCTGTCCGTCGGGACAATGGTTGCTTTTATTGCTTATATTGAACGGTTATACAATCCGCTTCGCCGTTTGGTCAACTCATCCACTACATTGACGCAAGCTTTTGCATCGATGGACCGGGTGTTTGAGCTGATGGATGAAGATTATGATGTAAAAGACAAAAAAGATGCCCGTGATTTGAAAACCGTCGAAGGCAAATTGGAATTTCGCGATGTATCGTTCCATTACGGCGACAGCACGGAATCGGTTTTGACTGATTTGAACTTTACGGTAAAACCAGGTGAAACTGTAGCGTTTGTTGGAATGAGCGGCGGCGGAAAATCCACCATCGTTTCGCTGATTCCACGATTTTACGACGTTACAGGCGGCGATATTTTTATGGACGGCCACAATGTGAAAGATGTCACCATCCATTCACTTCGCGATCAAATCGGCTTGGTGCTCCAGGATTCCATCTTATTCAGTGATTCTGTAAAATCCAATATCCTGATGGGCCGTCCTGGCGCAACAGACGAAGAAGTGATAGCGGCAGCAAAAGCTGCAAATGCGCATGAATTTATCGAATTGCTGCCGCATGGCTACGATACGAAAGTCGGGGAGCGCGGTGTAAAATTGTCAGGAGGGCAAAAACAGCGCGTGGCAATTGCGCGCGTCTTCTTGAAAAATCCGCCGATTTTAATCTTGGATGAAGCGACGTCCGCTTTAGATTTAGAAAGCGAATCGTTGATCCAGGATTCACTTGAAAAGCTAGCGCATGACCGCACGACGTTAATTGTAGCGCATCGTTTGTCGACCATTACCCATGCTGACCAGATCCTGGTCATCAACCATGGGAAGCTGGCAGAAAAAGGCACGCACGATGAATTAATGAAAAAACAAGGCGTTTACCATAGCTTATTCCAAGTACAACATTTTGCTTAATAGCGGCTAAAGTCCCCAATCTTTTGGGGGCTTTTTTTTATATTTAGAAAGAGCTCTAAAGATTGAAGTTTCAAAATACTATTGCAATCAACCTAATATTACGTATAATTAAAATAAAATTAATTTTCAGAAATAGATAGGCGAAAAAGGGGTGGCAATGTGGGGGAACGCAAAACGATACTGGACGTCAAAGGGTTGAGAACGTCCTTTTTTACAGATGACGGAGAAATTCCAGCTGTAGATAATGTCGATTTTCACATACGAGAAGGAGAAGTTCTAGGCATCGTGGGGGAATCGGGCTGTGGGAAAAGTGTGACCTCCCTTTCGATTATGGGGCTTGTGCCAAGCCCTCCAGGAAAAATAACAGGCGGCGAAATCTTATTTCAAGATAAAGATTTAACAAATTTGTCAGAGAAGAAGATGCGGGAAATTCGAGGCAACGACATTGCTATGATCTTCCAGGAACCGATGACTTCTTTAAATCCTCTTTTTACAATTGGCGACCAGCTAAGAGAAGCGATTAAAATCCACAAACGGAATTGGTCGAAAAAACAAATCCAGGATCGTGCAGTTGAAATGATGCGGCTGGTCGGCTTGCCGCGCGCAGAAGATTTGATGAAAGAGTATCCCCATCAGCTGTCAGGCGGGATGCGCCAGCGGGTCATGATTGCAATGGCATTGCTGTGCGACCCGAAAGTGCTTATTGCGGATGAACCCACGACGGCGCTCGACGTGACCATTCAAGCGCAAATTTTAACGTTGATCAAAAACTTAAATGAAAAATTAAATACGGCAGTGCTTTTGATCACGCACGATTTAGGCGTAGTAGCAGAAACGTGTGAGCGGGTCATAGTTATGTATGCCGGAAAAGTTGTTGAGGAAGGACCGGTCCATACGATATTCAAAGATCCGCAGCATCCTTATACACGCGGATTATTAGAATCGGTGCCGGATATGCGTTTCAAAAAAGAGCGGTTGTATTCCATCCCAGGAAATGTGCCGAAGCCTGGAACGATTCATACAGGCTGCAAATTCGCGCCGCGCTGTGAATTCGCTTTTGATCGGTGCATTACGGAAAATCCAGACTTGTATCAGACAGCGGACGATCATAAAACGCGCTGTTTCCTATTTGATCCAAAGGAGGCAACGTCGCATGACAGAACCGCTATTAAAAGTTGAAGGGCTTAAAAAGTATTTCCCCATAAAGTCAGGCTTGCTGGGGCAAGTAAAAAACTATGTAAAAGCTGTTGATGATGTGTCCTTTACCGTCGCTGAAGGAGAAACCCTTGGCATAGTAGGAGAATCCGGCTGCGGAA includes these proteins:
- the ntdP gene encoding nucleoside tri-diphosphate phosphatase, which codes for MAIPAEGETIQIHSYKHNGRIHRVWQETTVLKGTNNIVIGANERTMVTESDGRTWLTREPSICYFHAEHWFNIICMLRDDGVYYYCNVSSPFVYNNGSLKYIDYDLDVKVFPDMSYTLLDEDEYEEHKRQMGYPEVIDQILHRNVEKLIGWIKQRRGPFAPDFIDVWTNRYEFHRQFKIRE
- a CDS encoding ABC transporter ATP-binding protein, whose amino-acid sequence is MGERKTILDVKGLRTSFFTDDGEIPAVDNVDFHIREGEVLGIVGESGCGKSVTSLSIMGLVPSPPGKITGGEILFQDKDLTNLSEKKMREIRGNDIAMIFQEPMTSLNPLFTIGDQLREAIKIHKRNWSKKQIQDRAVEMMRLVGLPRAEDLMKEYPHQLSGGMRQRVMIAMALLCDPKVLIADEPTTALDVTIQAQILTLIKNLNEKLNTAVLLITHDLGVVAETCERVIVMYAGKVVEEGPVHTIFKDPQHPYTRGLLESVPDMRFKKERLYSIPGNVPKPGTIHTGCKFAPRCEFAFDRCITENPDLYQTADDHKTRCFLFDPKEATSHDRTAIKS
- a CDS encoding ABC transporter ATP-binding protein gives rise to the protein MSSMKRYMKFVKPYNWQILLTIVIGIFKFAIPLFIPLLIKIVIDDIIGAEALTNDEKLRQLFMWLGGTAILFFIFRPPIEYFRQYYAQLVSNKILYDIRQELYGHLQRLSLRFYANTRAGEVISRVINDVEQTKNFVMIGLMNLWLDLATIIIAIAIMMTMDVPLTLVTLIAFPFYAFSVKYFFGRLRDLTRDRSQALANVQSYLHERVQGMSIIKSFVLEKHEQKIFDETNDQFLEKAIDHTKWNAKAFAVVNTITDVAPLLVIGYAGYQVIQGDLSVGTMVAFIAYIERLYNPLRRLVNSSTTLTQAFASMDRVFELMDEDYDVKDKKDARDLKTVEGKLEFRDVSFHYGDSTESVLTDLNFTVKPGETVAFVGMSGGGKSTIVSLIPRFYDVTGGDIFMDGHNVKDVTIHSLRDQIGLVLQDSILFSDSVKSNILMGRPGATDEEVIAAAKAANAHEFIELLPHGYDTKVGERGVKLSGGQKQRVAIARVFLKNPPILILDEATSALDLESESLIQDSLEKLAHDRTTLIVAHRLSTITHADQILVINHGKLAEKGTHDELMKKQGVYHSLFQVQHFA